The Hydrogenobacter thermophilus TK-6 genome window below encodes:
- a CDS encoding CBS domain-containing protein has translation MADLALVRASRNSSLSTENLITYDYNMEKVIFLEEGADLDALSSAYGLLLIYPESSIFKPKHLSRRASEVFRDFRHLFRIREDLPQEFDLILADTHHYEVYLEEFKGKVKDIIIYDHHPAHMAGVKGKVQQVGSTTTLVVEELMERNMDISPVSATLLSFGIYEDTGFLSYEGTTSRDARALAWLLEKGADLRIVRKYLSDTLSKEQIDMLSKHLQSIESLFFNGKKIVIATLKAEEYEPDLLRIIYDLREVRDSSALFVIVSAGYKTYVFGRSLRGELDVNKILEHFGGGGHTFASATKLEGAHAERVKSVLTSLLEGKRVALKVKEVMTSPPFVLHQDTGISDAILELSQRNFAGAPVVDDAGKLVGVIYKKSLVRALKHYPEGRVRDFMLEEFHTLTPEDFIWKAEEILSRYGEKLIPVVEGDRLVGVITRLDLLYSMRQQTAYLKAYERKIKLPPHIEEVGREIGIIAEGLGFKAYLVGGVVRDILLGKEVWDVDFVVEGDAIKVAELLAQKHKVEFHPFPEFGTAHVKVKGLKLELATTRRETYPHPGAYPLVEYASLREDLLRRDFTINAMAVSVNSQDFGTLIDYFGGLRDLKDRLIRVLHPLSFVEDPVRILRALRFAGRLGFKLSKSTERLLRSAVSLGAISSAPKGRIMNEVRLALREERFLEILELYRKYQILAEIFKGITWSPKLEKKLLRLRDIITWHKIEFPKEVMDYGWVYLLVLLEEMKEEEGMAFLRDISAPSWVRETYKIMKRGSKSTEKSLLEAKRNSEVYLSLKNKPLYFLLMLMTKENLKEKVKLYLEKLRFVKVNVEKFRGLSGRELGEAIEKEKMKIMDEALE, from the coding sequence GTGGCAGACTTGGCTTTGGTGAGGGCATCAAGAAACTCCTCCCTATCTACAGAAAACCTCATAACTTATGATTATAACATGGAAAAGGTAATATTCTTAGAAGAAGGAGCTGACTTGGATGCTCTGTCTTCCGCCTACGGACTGCTCCTAATTTACCCTGAGAGTAGCATCTTTAAACCCAAACATCTATCAAGAAGAGCCAGTGAGGTTTTCAGGGACTTTAGACATCTTTTTAGGATCAGGGAGGACCTTCCTCAAGAGTTTGACCTTATTCTTGCGGATACACACCACTACGAGGTTTACTTGGAGGAGTTCAAAGGCAAGGTAAAAGATATCATCATCTACGACCATCACCCTGCACATATGGCGGGTGTGAAGGGAAAAGTGCAGCAGGTGGGTAGTACAACTACCTTGGTAGTAGAAGAGCTGATGGAAAGAAATATGGACATATCACCAGTATCTGCAACCCTTTTGAGTTTTGGAATATACGAAGATACAGGTTTTCTTAGTTATGAGGGGACAACATCAAGGGATGCCAGAGCTTTAGCCTGGCTACTTGAGAAGGGAGCTGACCTTAGGATTGTTCGCAAGTATCTTTCGGACACGCTCAGCAAAGAGCAGATAGACATGCTTTCCAAACATTTACAATCCATAGAATCTCTGTTCTTCAACGGAAAGAAAATTGTCATAGCTACTCTAAAGGCAGAAGAGTATGAGCCAGACCTTCTGCGCATAATCTACGACCTTAGAGAGGTGAGAGATTCTTCCGCTCTGTTTGTTATAGTGTCAGCAGGTTATAAGACTTACGTTTTTGGAAGGAGCCTAAGGGGAGAGTTGGATGTGAATAAAATACTTGAACATTTTGGAGGTGGTGGACACACCTTTGCCAGCGCCACCAAGTTAGAAGGTGCTCATGCGGAAAGAGTAAAGTCTGTGCTTACATCCCTGCTGGAGGGTAAAAGGGTAGCCTTGAAAGTAAAAGAAGTTATGACTTCCCCTCCCTTTGTACTGCACCAAGATACAGGCATTTCAGATGCCATCCTTGAACTTTCTCAAAGGAACTTTGCAGGGGCACCTGTTGTGGATGATGCTGGGAAGCTGGTAGGTGTGATCTACAAGAAGAGCCTTGTAAGAGCTTTAAAGCACTATCCAGAAGGGCGTGTCAGAGACTTTATGTTGGAGGAGTTTCACACGCTCACACCAGAAGACTTTATCTGGAAGGCTGAAGAGATACTTTCCCGCTATGGAGAAAAACTCATACCTGTTGTGGAAGGCGATAGGCTTGTGGGTGTAATAACAAGGCTTGACCTCCTTTACAGCATGAGACAGCAAACCGCGTACCTGAAAGCGTACGAGAGGAAGATAAAGCTTCCACCTCATATAGAAGAGGTAGGCAGAGAGATAGGCATTATAGCTGAAGGTTTAGGATTTAAGGCGTATTTGGTGGGTGGTGTGGTAAGGGACATACTTTTGGGCAAGGAAGTGTGGGATGTTGACTTTGTTGTAGAAGGCGATGCCATTAAAGTGGCAGAGCTTCTGGCGCAAAAGCATAAAGTTGAGTTTCACCCCTTTCCCGAGTTTGGTACAGCTCATGTAAAGGTAAAGGGCTTAAAGTTAGAGCTTGCTACCACAAGAAGGGAAACTTATCCCCATCCCGGTGCATATCCCTTGGTAGAGTATGCATCCCTCAGAGAGGATCTCTTGCGCAGAGACTTTACCATAAATGCCATGGCAGTTTCTGTAAATTCACAAGACTTTGGTACGCTCATAGACTACTTTGGAGGACTCAGGGACCTTAAAGACAGGCTCATAAGGGTGCTTCATCCACTGAGTTTTGTAGAAGACCCTGTGAGAATCCTTAGAGCTTTGCGGTTTGCTGGTAGACTTGGATTTAAGCTGTCAAAAAGCACAGAAAGGCTCCTCAGAAGCGCAGTATCCTTAGGAGCAATATCTTCAGCACCAAAAGGTAGGATCATGAACGAGGTAAGGCTCGCTTTAAGAGAGGAAAGATTTCTTGAGATACTTGAACTTTACAGAAAGTACCAAATCTTGGCAGAGATATTTAAAGGGATAACTTGGTCTCCTAAGCTGGAGAAGAAGTTGCTACGCCTACGAGACATAATAACCTGGCACAAAATAGAGTTTCCCAAGGAAGTTATGGACTATGGATGGGTGTATCTTCTTGTCCTGCTTGAAGAGATGAAAGAAGAAGAGGGCATGGCTTTCCTGAGAGACATAAGCGCACCAAGCTGGGTGAGGGAAACCTACAAAATTATGAAGAGGGGGTCAAAAAGCACAGAAAAAAGCCTTCTGGAAGCTAAGAGAAATTCAGAGGTCTATTTATCGCTAAAAAACAAACCACTGTACTTCCTGCTGATGCTTATGACTAAAGAAAACCTAAAGGAGAAGGTAAAGCTATACCTTGAAAAGTTGAGATTTGTAAAGGTAAATGTGGAGAAGTTCAGGGGGCTAAGCGGAAGGGAGCTTGGAGAGGCTATAGAGAAAGAGAAGATGAAGATAATGGATGAAGCTTTGGAGTAA